The genomic window AGACCGGCCAGGGCCGCTTCCACTGGATGACCCCTTCACCGGACCAGGTGAACCCCGCCCGCCCGAGGCCGACGCCGTATCTCATCGCCTTGCCGTCGGGCAGAACCAGATAGAGGAAAAAGGACTGCGTATCGACGACGACGGTTCCGGGACGTTCGCCCGTCGGGTCGTCGACGAACTGACGGTAGAACTGCCGGTCGACCCTTCTCAGGTCGACGGCGGGGATCGGGAAATCCTCTTCCGGCATCGCCCGGTACATGGAGACGAAGGAGGGATCGATGCTCGGCGTTTCCGGCACCACCGCGACGGGCTGGATATCGGTGGTCGTGCAGCCGGCCAGCGTCAAGGATGCGGCCGAGGATGCGGCAAGGGTCAGGACTTGCCGTCGGGACAGGCCTGTGCGTGATGGTGTGGTTGTCAATGCTTTGCTCCCAATACGGTCGTGGTCCATTGCTCCCCGCGGAAAGCAATTGGTGAGGACGAATTGCGACCGTCTGGATCGGAGCCGCCTTTCCTCGGGGCTGCGCCCGAAGAAACTCGATCTCCTACCGGCCGTTTCGCCTGCTCGACGCTATTGGGGCGGTGGGACGATGATGGGAATGAAGGCGAACGTCAGGTCCTGCTCCCGGCCGTGTATCGACAGCAGGCCCGCGCTGGCAGCGTGGGGTGAAAGCCAGATCGTCAATCCGGCGCAGTGGTCATGGCATTTCGTCGTGGCGTGCGGCGACAGTGGCAACGCATCATCGTTGCTATCGTTCGGCAGTTCGGAACCGCCGCTGCCAGCCATGATCTCGGCCGTCGCGAACTCCTGAAACGACATCTTCGCAGCCACGGCCGTGGGCGCCGCCATATGGACGGCGACCATGAAAGCCAGGAGGAATGCGAGGAATCGGATCATCGTGCTGTCGTTCTATTCCCTGGGCGAATGCGGGTCTGCAAGCGCCGCGGAAGGCCGGCTGATAGGGACGGAGCTCAGCGACGTTCTTTTTGCCAGTGTTTGCTCGCCGGAACGCTCCAGAAGACTACGGAAGCTTGGGTGCATTCCGCCGTCGACATAAGCATGAGCGCTGAGCGCCGTGCCGTTCTCCACCATGCTCTGCATCGCGAGGAGGTCGGCTTCCGTCCTGCGAGCGACGACGGGGTCGTCCCCTTTCACCGCCGGCGGACAGGCGGCAAGAGGATCGCGCGGCTCTCCACCCTGGAACTCCATGTCGAAGACGTAGCGGCGGCCGCAGTGGGAGACCCTGGGCTGGCGCCGGGTGACTTCAAAGATATCGTAGCCGCGCTTCAGGTCGGTCCAGAAAGAGAAGTTCGGGTCGTCGCGATGCTTCGCCATGTTCTGGGCGGTCATTCGGAATGGAAACGCCTGCACCTGGAAAGCAGGCTGGCCGCCCCTGAGGGCCTCGCGGGCCACGGCGTAGATCTCGGCCACGCCCTCATCCGTCAGGGCGAAGCATCCCGACGACGAACAGGCGCCATGCACCATGAGCGCTTCGCCCGTGTAGCCGAGCGCCGCCTCGAGGCGGTTGGGATAGCCAAGGTTGAAGGAGAGGTAATACTGCGAGTTCGGGTTAAGCATGCCCGCGTTGACGTGGTAGAACCCTTCGGGGGCCTGGCGGTCGCCCTCTCGCGTCTTGGGTCCGAGTTTTCCGGACCAGCGGCACATGGGATAGGTCTTGAGCAGGGCGAACTGGCCGCTGCGGTCGCGCTTCCAGATTTCGAGCTCGCTTTCCTGCTTGAAGATCCTGACGAGGATCGGGGCAGAGGGCGACATGGATTTGCGCGACATTTCGGCAAGGAGGGCGGCAGGGATGGGCTGCGACGCCTTGTTGTCGACGTCGAGAACTGTCGACACGCACCCGCTCGCCAAAAGGGCAAGCAAAACGACCACGCCTATCCTTATCGCTTGCAACATGTTCGCGCTTTCATGATCCTTCGCGCCGATCCGACCTCGGGATCGAGCCGTAAGTTTGGGGCTATCATAGTTAAGAAGATGTTGCCCCTAACATGTTTGCGAGCGGCAAAGAACCGCAGCACGTTCGACTATCCGTCCTCGGGGGAGAGCCGATAAGAAGGACGGAATTGAGGCTGCGCCGCCTTGTCAGGGCTTTTTGGATTGAGGATGCGATGAATTCGCTGGAGCAGATGACCCTGGAAGAATCTCGCGATTTTGTACGCAGGAGAGCGCGCAAGAACCTGTTGGTCGTCCTTCTGCTCGTCGGCTTTGTCGGCGCTGTGTTCTTCGCCAGCTTCGGCCATATCCTGGGCGAGATGCGCCCGGCCCAGGTGGAGACCCAACCGGAATAGCGGAATAGTCACATAGGGTTGAGTGGCGTCGGGAAGCCGACAATGAAAGAGTGGACCGGCATTTGTCCAATTGCCGGTCCACCAATGTTTTTGCGCCTGGTCTCTCTGCTGGCTGCTGGTTCGACAGCCTATATCACCCTTGCCACCATCTTCTGGCTTGTGTGTATCGGGATCGGGCACAACAGGATGGAGATGCTCTATGGAACGACCGCGCTCTATCTCCTGACCCTGGCCGCCGCCGTGGAGGGCGCGTGGTTGTTGCCGGAGGATATCAGGAGATCGTCCTCGTTCATGAGGCTGACCCACTGGTTGAGATCCCGCTGGGATTGACGCTTGAGGAAGTAGATTCTCGCCTCGCTCCAAAGCAGCACCTTCTGCTCGAGATTGTC from Georhizobium profundi includes these protein-coding regions:
- a CDS encoding L,D-transpeptidase; its protein translation is MTTTPSRTGLSRRQVLTLAASSAASLTLAGCTTTDIQPVAVVPETPSIDPSFVSMYRAMPEEDFPIPAVDLRRVDRQFYRQFVDDPTGERPGTVVVDTQSFFLYLVLPDGKAMRYGVGLGRAGFTWSGEGVIQWKRPWPVWTPPAEMIARQPELEEFSAENGGQPPGLDNPLGARALYIFQNGQDTLYRLHGSPEYWTIGRAVSSGCVRLINQDIIDLYDRVSIPSPIIVRSGPRAIA
- a CDS encoding L,D-transpeptidase family protein, which produces MLQAIRIGVVVLLALLASGCVSTVLDVDNKASQPIPAALLAEMSRKSMSPSAPILVRIFKQESELEIWKRDRSGQFALLKTYPMCRWSGKLGPKTREGDRQAPEGFYHVNAGMLNPNSQYYLSFNLGYPNRLEAALGYTGEALMVHGACSSSGCFALTDEGVAEIYAVAREALRGGQPAFQVQAFPFRMTAQNMAKHRDDPNFSFWTDLKRGYDIFEVTRRQPRVSHCGRRYVFDMEFQGGEPRDPLAACPPAVKGDDPVVARRTEADLLAMQSMVENGTALSAHAYVDGGMHPSFRSLLERSGEQTLAKRTSLSSVPISRPSAALADPHSPRE